A single genomic interval of Nocardia bhagyanarayanae harbors:
- a CDS encoding DivIVA domain-containing protein — MPLTPADVHNVAFSKPPIGKRGYNEDEVDAFLDLVEQELSRLIEENADLRQRVAELDAELADAKKNRQAAPATVKAPVQQAPPPEPIKPPVPAPPPAPMPAAAPAPKDAPGADANLQAAKVLSLAQEMADRLTSDAKTEAENLLSNARANSERLVGDARTRSEAMIADARQKSDAMLSDAQTRSDNQLRQAKEKADALQADAERKHTEIMATITQQRSVLESRIEQLKTFEREYRVRLKSYLESQLEELENRGSAVPVDGGEAFADTNTASNLAPASFAKGGK; from the coding sequence ATGCCGCTGACCCCAGCCGATGTGCACAACGTCGCGTTCAGCAAACCGCCGATCGGGAAGCGCGGCTACAACGAGGATGAAGTCGATGCCTTCTTGGATCTCGTGGAGCAGGAGCTCTCGCGTCTGATCGAGGAGAACGCCGACCTGCGCCAGCGGGTCGCCGAACTCGATGCGGAACTGGCCGACGCCAAGAAGAATCGGCAGGCGGCCCCCGCCACCGTCAAGGCCCCGGTACAGCAGGCCCCGCCGCCTGAACCGATCAAACCCCCGGTGCCCGCACCGCCGCCGGCCCCGATGCCCGCGGCCGCGCCTGCGCCGAAGGATGCCCCCGGCGCCGACGCGAATCTGCAGGCAGCCAAGGTGCTCAGCCTCGCCCAGGAGATGGCGGACCGGCTGACCAGCGACGCGAAGACCGAGGCGGAGAACCTGCTCTCCAACGCGCGGGCGAACTCCGAGCGACTGGTCGGCGATGCCAGGACCCGTTCCGAGGCGATGATCGCGGACGCCCGCCAGAAGTCTGACGCGATGCTGTCGGACGCGCAGACCCGCTCGGACAACCAGCTGCGCCAGGCCAAGGAGAAGGCCGACGCGCTGCAGGCCGACGCCGAGCGCAAGCACACCGAGATCATGGCTACCATCACCCAGCAGCGCAGCGTGCTGGAGAGCCGGATCGAGCAGCTCAAGACCTTCGAGCGCGAGTACCGCGTGCGGCTGAAGTCGTACCTGGAGTCGCAGCTCGAGGAGCTGGAGAACCGTGGCTCGGCGGTTCCGGTGGACGGCGGCGAGGCCTTCGCCGACACGAACACCGCGAGCAACCTCGCGCCCGCGTCGTTCGCCAAGGGCGGCAAGTAA
- the pgeF gene encoding peptidoglycan editing factor PgeF yields the protein MTAAHTLTVRRVTTTRAGGFSAPPYDSFNLGDHVGDDPAAVRRNRERLAAGIGLTPDRLVWMEQIHGRAVEIVDGPRPEPVPATDALVTTVPNLALVTLSADCVPILLSDDEAGVIAAVHAGRIGARIGIVPRVLDAMVSVGARLDRVGAFLGPAASGRQYEVPAAMRDDVEKHLPGSATTTVRGTPGLDLRAGIRRQLTEAGVAAVAEDPRCTIEDKTLFSHRRGAPTGRIAGVIWIEGPR from the coding sequence ATGACTGCTGCCCACACACTCACCGTCCGACGGGTCACGACGACCAGGGCGGGCGGCTTCTCCGCCCCGCCCTACGACTCGTTCAACCTCGGCGACCACGTGGGCGACGATCCGGCGGCCGTCCGCCGCAACCGCGAGCGCCTCGCCGCGGGCATCGGCCTGACACCCGACCGGCTGGTCTGGATGGAGCAGATCCACGGGCGCGCTGTGGAAATCGTCGACGGTCCGCGCCCCGAGCCGGTGCCCGCGACCGACGCTCTCGTCACCACCGTGCCGAACCTCGCGCTGGTCACGCTCAGTGCCGACTGCGTCCCGATCCTGCTCTCCGACGACGAGGCGGGCGTCATCGCCGCCGTGCACGCGGGCCGCATCGGCGCACGCATCGGCATCGTGCCGCGCGTGCTGGACGCGATGGTGTCGGTGGGCGCCAGGCTCGACCGGGTCGGCGCGTTCCTCGGCCCGGCCGCCTCGGGCAGGCAGTACGAGGTGCCCGCCGCCATGCGCGACGACGTGGAGAAGCACCTGCCGGGCAGTGCGACGACCACCGTGCGCGGCACGCCGGGGCTCGACCTGCGCGCCGGAATCCGCAGGCAGCTCACCGAGGCCGGAGTCGCCGCGGTCGCCGAAGATCCGCGCTGCACCATCGAGGACAAGACGCTGTTCAGCCACCGTCGCGGTGCGCCGACCGGACGCATCGCGGGCGTGATCTGGATCGAGGGGCCGAGATGA
- a CDS encoding YggS family pyridoxal phosphate-dependent enzyme: MTWRADSETVVAQADARTAELADRLDGLLERIDAACRAAGREPGSVRLLPVTKFFPAADVAILYGLGRREFGESREQEATAKVAELGDRPDIRWHMIGRLQRNKAKVVARWAHTVHSVDSERLATALDRGALAALEAGERTEPLRVLLQVSLDEDPKRGGVIEDDLGRLADHVAAAEGLQLGGLMAIPPLDADPHSAFARLATLHTRLLARHPAAIELSAGMSGDLESAIEHGSTVVRVGTALMGTRPITSG; encoded by the coding sequence ATGACCTGGCGCGCCGATTCGGAAACCGTTGTGGCGCAAGCCGACGCGCGCACCGCGGAGCTGGCGGACCGGCTGGACGGTCTGCTCGAGCGGATCGACGCCGCCTGCCGGGCGGCGGGACGCGAGCCGGGCTCGGTGCGGCTGCTGCCGGTGACGAAGTTCTTCCCGGCCGCCGACGTGGCCATTCTGTACGGTCTCGGTCGCCGGGAATTCGGCGAATCGCGCGAACAGGAAGCCACCGCGAAGGTCGCCGAACTGGGCGACCGCCCGGATATCCGCTGGCACATGATCGGCCGACTGCAGCGCAACAAGGCGAAAGTGGTCGCGCGCTGGGCACACACCGTGCACTCGGTGGACAGCGAACGGTTGGCAACGGCTCTTGACAGGGGCGCGCTCGCCGCGCTGGAGGCGGGCGAGCGCACCGAGCCGCTGCGAGTGTTGCTCCAGGTGAGCCTGGACGAGGACCCGAAGCGCGGCGGCGTCATCGAAGATGATCTTGGTCGCCTCGCGGACCACGTCGCGGCGGCGGAAGGACTGCAGCTCGGGGGCCTGATGGCGATTCCGCCGCTCGACGCCGACCCTCATAGCGCCTTCGCGCGGCTTGCGACTTTGCACACGCGGCTACTCGCCCGTCACCCCGCCGCGATCGAACTTTCCGCAGGTATGTCGGGTGATCTGGAATCGGCGATCGAACACGGCTCGACGGTTGTGCGTGTCGGTACCGCTCTGATGGGCACTCGACCGATAACCTCGGGCTAG
- a CDS encoding cell division protein SepF, with translation MSTLHKFKAYFGMVPLEDYEDDYVDDRAPRANERGGARPRSYSDRGGYGADRYPEDRYGADRFGQDRFDEDVDYPEPAYKSPYQAGYPAARRDEYADEPYGDDRYESPRRPTRIDAAASSGRFRAGGGAGMLRGATRGALAVDPEAEERRLEERVRPEPAPARRPGIFEDGGPLSKITTLRPRDYSEARIIGERFREGNPVIMDLVDLSNADAKRLVDFAAGLAFALRGSFDKVATKVFLLSPADVDVSAEERRRIAETGFYNQK, from the coding sequence ATGAGCACGCTGCACAAGTTCAAGGCGTACTTCGGGATGGTCCCGCTCGAGGATTACGAAGACGATTACGTCGACGATCGCGCCCCGCGCGCGAACGAGCGCGGTGGCGCGCGCCCGCGCAGTTACTCCGACCGCGGCGGCTACGGCGCCGACCGGTACCCCGAAGATCGTTACGGCGCAGACCGTTTCGGCCAGGACCGGTTCGACGAGGACGTCGACTACCCGGAGCCCGCCTACAAGTCGCCCTACCAGGCCGGCTACCCGGCGGCGCGCCGTGACGAGTACGCCGACGAGCCCTACGGCGACGATCGCTACGAGTCGCCGCGGCGTCCCACCCGTATCGATGCGGCCGCGTCGTCCGGCCGGTTCCGTGCGGGCGGCGGCGCAGGCATGTTGCGGGGAGCCACCAGGGGTGCGCTCGCCGTCGATCCCGAGGCCGAGGAGCGACGGCTGGAGGAGCGCGTGCGCCCCGAGCCCGCGCCCGCTCGCCGGCCGGGGATCTTCGAGGACGGAGGCCCCTTGTCCAAGATCACGACGCTGCGCCCGCGCGATTACAGCGAGGCCCGCATCATCGGCGAGCGTTTCCGCGAGGGAAACCCGGTGATCATGGACCTGGTCGACCTGAGCAACGCCGACGCCAAGCGGCTCGTCGACTTCGCGGCCGGACTGGCGTTCGCCCTGCGTGGCTCGTTCGACAAGGTCGCGACCAAAGTGTTCCTGCTCTCACCGGCCGATGTCGACGTATCGGCCGAGGAGCGGCGCAGGATCGCCGAAACCGGCTTCTACAACCAGAAATAG
- a CDS encoding YggT family protein has translation MALFAVLYFVLFIFWLLLISRVIVEFVRSFARDWRPTGVVVVILEVIFTITDPPVKLLRRLIPPVSLGGIRLDLSIMVLLFIVFILMSIVSRLGQPVAPV, from the coding sequence GTGGCCTTGTTCGCGGTGCTGTACTTCGTACTGTTCATCTTCTGGCTGTTGCTGATCAGCCGGGTGATCGTCGAGTTCGTTCGTAGCTTCGCCCGTGACTGGCGACCGACCGGTGTCGTTGTCGTCATCCTGGAGGTGATCTTCACGATCACGGACCCTCCGGTGAAACTACTGAGACGGCTGATACCACCGGTGTCCCTGGGGGGAATTCGCCTGGATCTGTCGATTATGGTCCTGCTATTCATCGTCTTCATCCTGATGTCGATCGTGAGCAGGCTCGGCCAACCGGTAGCTCCGGTGTGA